The following are encoded in a window of Amaranthus tricolor cultivar Red isolate AtriRed21 chromosome 2, ASM2621246v1, whole genome shotgun sequence genomic DNA:
- the LOC130805902 gene encoding protein TIC 214-like: protein FLIDTTTAYAFTQPISKRINEIRKKVPRWSHQLINEPEQYERALEKDVVLDYEIRTRQSNPVVIYTTKQDNNDADEVDLTQYAQQSDFRRDIIKGSMRAQRRKILILELFQAKVHSPLFFNRTKEASFYSVYVVTLIRRVQRYMRKKPEIPLSQQEKLKEQEVKKEELAEKKLEEFLLTQKEEKSKTRRR, encoded by the coding sequence tttttaattgatacaaCCACAGCATATGCGTTTACTCAACCaatttcaaaaagaataaacgaaataagaaaaaaagttCCTCGTTGGTCACACCAATTAATTAACGAGCCCGAACAATATGAAAGAGCACTTGAAAAAGACGTGGTGCTGGATTATGAAATCCGCACAAGGCAATCGAACCCTGTAGTGATTTATACGACTAAGCAAGATAATAACGATGCAGACGAAGTGGATTTGACACAGTATGCCCAACAATCTGATTTTCGTCGAGATATAATCAAAGGTTCCATGCGTGCTCAAAGACGTAAAATTCTTATTTTGGAATTGTTTCAAGCAAAAGTACATTCGCCACTTTTTTTCAACCGAACAAAGGAAGCCTCTTTTTATTCTGTGTATGTTGTTACACTTATTAGACGAGTTCAAAGGTATATGAGAAAAAAACCAGAAATTCCACTTTCTCAACAGGAAAAATTAAAGGAACAAGAAGTAAAGAAAGAAGAATTAgcggaaaaaaaattagaagaatTTCTATTAAcgcaaaaggaagaaaaaagcAAAACTAGAAGaagataa